A genome region from Pristis pectinata isolate sPriPec2 chromosome 4, sPriPec2.1.pri, whole genome shotgun sequence includes the following:
- the LOC127569344 gene encoding gamma-aminobutyric acid receptor subunit alpha-1-like has product MERVTALGSCVSATFCLLLLNAAIRPSLQMSDEAKNNITIFTRILDSLLDGYDNRLRPGLGERITQVKTDIYVTSFGPVSDTDMEYTIDVFFRQSWEDERLKFKGPMTILRLNNLMASRIWTPDTFFHNGKKSVAHNMTMPNKLLRITEDGTLLYTMRLTVRAECPMHLEDFPMDAHACPLKFGSYAYTISEVVYTWTHGASQSVVVAEDGSRLNQYDLMGQSVGKVIIKSSTGEYVVMTAHFHLKRKIGYFVIQTYLPCIMTVILSQVSFWLNRESVPARTVFGVTTVLTMTTLSISARNSLPKVAYATAMDWFIAVCYAFVFSALIEFATVNYFTKRSWAWDGKSLVPEKKKEREREALLKKNNTYTATSANFAPNIAKDAGLATIAKSAGAESKEPKPEQKPPEPKKTFNSVSKIDRLARIAFPLMFGIFNLVYWATYLNREPVIKGDDEHN; this is encoded by the exons ATGGAGCGAGTTACTGCTCTCGGTAGCTGCGTATCAGCAACATTCTGCCTTCTCCTCCTAAACGCAGCGATTCGCCCAAG CCTTCAAATGTCTGACGAAGCCAAGAACAACATTACAATCTTCACTAGAATCCTCGACAGTCTTCTGGATGGATATGATAACCGTCTGAGACCAGGCTTGGGAG AGCGCATAACACAAGTCAAGACGGATATCTACGTAACGAGTTTTGGACCCGTCTCAGACACAGACATG GAATACACAATAGACGTGTTCTTTCGTCAGAGCTGGGAAGACGAAAGGTTGAAATTCAAAGGGCCCATGACTATTCTACGTTTAAATAATTTAATGGCCAGTAGAATATGGACCCCGGACACTTTTTTTCACAATGGGAAAAAGTCAGTGGCACATAACATGACCATGCCCAATAAACTACTGAGGATAACTGAAGATGGAACGCTTTTGTACACAATGAG GTTGACTGTGCGTGCTGAGTGTCCTATGCATTTGGAAGATTTCCCAATGGATGCTCATGCATGCCCTTTAAAATTTGGCAGTT ATGCATACACAATATCGGAGGTTGTGTACACATGGACACATGGAGCATCCCAGTCAGTAGTTGTGGCTGAAGATGGTTCTCGACTAAATCAATATGACTTAATGGGACAAAGTGTGGGAAAAGTCATTATTAAATCCAGTAcag gtgaatatgtggttatGACTGCTCACTTTCACTTGAAGAGAAAAATCGGTTACTTCGTAATTCAGACTTACTTACCATGTATTATGACAGTCATTCTCTCACAAGTGTCATTCTGGTTAAATAGGGAATCTGTCCCTGCAAGAACAGTCTTTG GAGTCACAACAGTATTGACAATGACAACTTTAAGTATCAGTGCCAGGAACTCACTCCCAAAAGTTGCATATGCAACCGCTATGGATTGGTTCATTGCCGTTTGTTATGCTTTTGTGTTTTCTGCACTTATTGAATTTGCCACAGTGAATTACTTCACAAAGAGGAGCTGGGCATGGGATGGAAAAAGCTTAGTTCCCGAAAAG aaaaaggagagagaaagagaggctcTTCTGAAGAAAAACAATACCTACACAGCAACATCAGCGAACTTTGCCCCAAATATTGCAAAGGACGCAGGTCTGGCGACTATTGCAAAGAGTGCTGGTGCAGAATCCAAAGAGCCCAAACCAGAACAAAAGCCTCCAGAGCCTAAGAAGACCTTCAACAGTGTCAGTAAAATTGATAGACTAGCCAGAATAGCATTTCCATTAATGTTTGGGATTTTCAATCTGGTTTATTGGGCTACTTACTTGAATAGAGAGCCAGTTATCAAAGGTGATGATGAACATAACTAG